A window of the Flavobacteriales bacterium genome harbors these coding sequences:
- a CDS encoding TonB-dependent receptor has translation MKKTLFLFKLILNKRILHTFAAQFKARKVKKIALFIYIFILQIPLFSQTLSGTIRSNSPISFVSVSVKGQSIGTASDANGYFEIKNLKVGTYEFVFSAIGFKKLKKVITIQKGQNTITVNLEPSSYDLEQVVVTGTLKETFLSASPVKVDVITEKFLKKIATANVMEVIENVNGVQKQINCGVCGTNDIHINGMEGPYTLVLINGMPIMSSLSTVYGLNGIPTSLIKQIEIIKGPSSTLYGTEAVAGVINILTKNPEDVSTIEIDGFMTSHQEKNIDFAYAPKMKKADMLLSGNFFQMNNFLDDNDDNFSDIPLSERLSLFNQWNFKRKSNKDFSISAKYYLENRSGGVKEWDESLRGNDSIYGESIFTDRIELAASYQLPIEENVRIDASYNYHHQDSYYGNTKYEAYQNIYFANLLWNKRIGHNHDVLSGLTYRYQTFADSTLADVYEKKFIPAVFVHDEIAISKKWSTLLGMRSDYHDNHGFIFSPRLNLKYNPQTYTTFRLNAGTGFRLVNLFTEDHAFLTGSREVLVVEDLRPEESYNVNLNANHIFSLARSTGTIDVDAFYTYFTNKITPDYDVDPNQIIYANLDGFSVSRGLAFHIQQNFDIPLSLKAGGTFLEVYSVNENNIKENELFAPSFTGVFSLSYNWQKINTSVDWNAKVTGPMFLPTFPAPFERAEISPWFSQHHLQVKKIFSDELSVYIGVKNVFNYTQDSPLVDWKNPFGDNFDTSYAYGPLQSRRLLFGLSIKL, from the coding sequence ATGAAGAAGACCTTATTTTTATTTAAACTAATTCTAAATAAAAGAATTTTACATACATTTGCGGCTCAATTTAAAGCTCGAAAAGTGAAAAAAATAGCCCTATTTATCTACATTTTCATTTTACAAATTCCATTGTTTTCCCAAACTCTTTCCGGAACAATACGTTCAAACTCGCCAATATCATTTGTATCGGTTAGTGTAAAAGGTCAGTCTATAGGAACAGCTTCTGATGCCAACGGATATTTTGAGATTAAAAACCTTAAAGTGGGCACTTATGAATTTGTTTTTTCTGCTATTGGTTTTAAAAAACTTAAGAAAGTTATAACCATTCAAAAGGGGCAGAATACTATTACGGTTAATTTGGAACCCTCTTCTTATGATTTAGAACAAGTGGTTGTAACTGGTACTTTGAAAGAGACTTTTCTCAGTGCTTCGCCTGTTAAGGTTGATGTGATTACTGAGAAATTTTTGAAGAAAATAGCAACTGCCAACGTGATGGAAGTCATTGAAAATGTTAATGGTGTTCAAAAACAAATTAATTGCGGTGTATGTGGCACGAATGACATACATATTAACGGAATGGAAGGACCATATACTTTAGTTCTCATAAATGGTATGCCCATAATGAGTTCACTTTCTACTGTCTATGGTCTTAATGGTATTCCAACTTCTTTAATTAAGCAAATTGAAATTATCAAAGGCCCATCATCTACACTATATGGAACAGAGGCTGTCGCTGGTGTTATCAATATTTTGACCAAAAATCCTGAAGATGTTTCTACTATTGAAATTGATGGATTTATGACCTCGCACCAAGAGAAAAACATTGATTTTGCTTATGCGCCTAAAATGAAAAAAGCAGATATGTTGTTAAGTGGAAATTTTTTTCAAATGAATAATTTTCTTGATGATAATGACGATAACTTTTCAGATATTCCCCTTTCCGAACGCCTTTCTTTATTCAATCAATGGAACTTCAAAAGAAAAAGCAATAAAGACTTTTCCATATCCGCCAAATATTATCTCGAAAATAGGAGTGGAGGTGTTAAGGAATGGGACGAAAGTTTGAGAGGTAATGATAGTATTTATGGAGAATCTATATTTACCGATAGGATTGAGTTGGCGGCTAGCTATCAATTACCTATAGAAGAAAACGTTCGTATAGACGCCTCTTACAACTACCATCATCAAGATAGCTATTATGGAAATACTAAATATGAAGCCTATCAGAATATTTATTTTGCTAATCTTTTGTGGAATAAGCGCATAGGACATAATCACGATGTGCTATCCGGATTGACATATCGTTATCAAACCTTTGCAGATAGCACGTTAGCTGATGTTTATGAGAAAAAATTTATACCAGCCGTATTCGTTCATGATGAAATAGCAATTAGTAAAAAGTGGAGTACATTATTGGGTATGAGAAGTGATTACCACGATAATCACGGCTTTATCTTTTCCCCTCGATTAAATTTGAAGTATAACCCCCAAACATATACCACCTTTCGTTTGAATGCGGGCACAGGATTCAGATTAGTCAATTTATTTACCGAAGACCACGCATTCCTTACAGGTAGTAGAGAGGTCTTAGTCGTAGAGGATTTACGACCAGAGGAATCGTATAATGTCAATTTGAACGCTAACCATATTTTTTCTTTAGCAAGAAGTACAGGAACAATAGATGTAGATGCTTTCTATACCTATTTTACTAATAAGATAACGCCAGACTATGATGTTGATCCTAATCAGATTATCTACGCTAATTTGGACGGTTTTTCGGTGTCTAGAGGTCTAGCCTTTCACATTCAGCAAAACTTTGACATTCCTTTAAGTCTTAAAGCTGGAGGAACGTTTTTAGAGGTGTATTCAGTTAATGAAAATAATATCAAGGAAAATGAATTATTTGCGCCTTCATTTACTGGCGTGTTCTCTTTGTCTTACAATTGGCAAAAGATTAATACTTCGGTGGATTGGAATGCAAAAGTAACCGGACCAATGTTCTTGCCCACTTTTCCTGCACCTTTTGAGAGAGCAGAAATATCGCCTTGGTTTTCACAGCATCACCTTCAAGTTAAAAAGATCTTTAGTGATGAATTATCCGTTTATATAGGTGTGAAAAATGTATTCAATTATACGCAAGATTCACCTCTAGTAGATTGGAAAAACCCATTTGGCGACAATTTCGACACCTCTTATGCTTACGGTCCATTACAGAGCAGACGCCTTTTATTTGGTCTTAGTATAAAGCTCTAA
- the smpB gene encoding SsrA-binding protein SmpB → MMKTVNIQNKRARFEYTLLDKYVAGLQLSGTEIKSIRNSKANLSDSFCSFKEDELFIVGMHIDEYEFGNYANHQPKRDRKLLLNRQELDKIRKKLKDVGLTIVPLRLFINEKGWAKLEIAVAKGKKLHDKRNTIKDRDIQRDIDRASK, encoded by the coding sequence CTGATGAAGACGGTAAATATTCAAAATAAACGAGCACGATTTGAGTACACTTTACTCGATAAGTATGTAGCAGGTTTACAGTTGAGCGGAACAGAGATAAAATCTATTCGCAACAGTAAAGCTAACCTTAGTGATTCCTTTTGTTCGTTCAAAGAAGATGAGTTATTTATCGTAGGTATGCATATTGATGAATATGAATTTGGCAATTACGCCAATCATCAACCTAAGCGTGACCGAAAACTATTGCTCAATAGACAGGAATTGGATAAGATTCGCAAAAAATTAAAAGATGTAGGGCTAACTATTGTACCACTTCGCTTATTCATTAACGAAAAAGGCTGGGCTAAATTAGAAATTGCTGTAGCTAAGGGTAAGAAACTTCACGACAAAAGAAATACCATCAAGGATAGGGATATCCAAAGAGATATTGACAGAGCAAGCAAATAA
- a CDS encoding RluA family pseudouridine synthase, whose amino-acid sequence MIEVLYEDNHIIAVNKKASDIIQGDKTGDKPLPEFVKDYIKKKYNKPGEVYLGVVHRLDRPVSGVVLFARTSKALSRLNEMFREKKVQKTYWAVVKNKPQNPSDTLIHFLLKNQAKNKSKAFSREGNHALRSELSYQLIKSLDKYHLIEVIPKTGRHHQIRVQLSKIGCPIKGDVKYGFDRTNKDKSIHLHARKIDFVHPVKKEPISITAPTPKDVLWNACK is encoded by the coding sequence ATGATTGAAGTCCTTTATGAGGATAATCACATTATTGCAGTCAATAAAAAAGCTTCGGATATTATTCAAGGCGATAAGACTGGCGATAAACCCTTACCCGAATTTGTTAAAGACTACATCAAAAAAAAATACAATAAACCTGGTGAAGTTTATTTAGGTGTTGTTCATAGACTAGACAGACCTGTTAGTGGTGTTGTTTTATTTGCAAGAACAAGTAAAGCGCTAAGTAGGTTGAATGAAATGTTTAGAGAAAAGAAAGTTCAAAAAACATATTGGGCAGTAGTGAAAAACAAACCACAAAACCCTAGTGATACTTTAATTCATTTTCTTTTAAAAAACCAAGCTAAAAATAAATCGAAGGCCTTTAGTAGAGAAGGTAATCATGCTTTACGTTCAGAATTGAGCTATCAACTCATTAAATCATTAGATAAGTATCATCTTATAGAAGTCATTCCTAAGACAGGAAGGCACCACCAAATTAGAGTTCAGCTTTCAAAAATAGGATGCCCTATTAAGGGCGATGTTAAATATGGGTTTGACAGAACGAATAAGGACAAAAGCATACATCTACATGCTAGAAAAATAGACTTCGTTCACCCTGTAAAAAAAGAGCCTATTAGTATTACAGCACCAACACCTAAGGATGTTTTGTGGAACGCTTGTAAATAA
- a CDS encoding DUF1456 family protein, translating into MALTNNDILKKIRVALKLRDDEIVQILALADYTISKSELGAFFRKDDHPKYMKLQDQILRNFLNGLIIHKRGPAKEKDKPSLKSRIEKRP; encoded by the coding sequence ATGGCCCTTACCAATAACGATATATTAAAAAAAATCAGAGTAGCTCTTAAACTTAGAGATGATGAAATTGTTCAAATTTTAGCTTTAGCGGACTATACAATCTCTAAAAGTGAATTAGGTGCTTTTTTTAGAAAAGACGATCATCCTAAGTACATGAAGTTACAAGATCAAATATTACGTAACTTTTTAAATGGTTTAATTATTCATAAAAGAGGTCCCGCTAAAGAAAAAGATAAGCCTTCTTTGAAGTCTAGGATTGAAAAGCGACCTTAG
- a CDS encoding metal-dependent transcriptional regulator translates to MITLAEENYLKAILKLSNNTKDSVSTNAIAEELDTKASSVTDMIKKLTEKKLVNYVPYRGVGLSKLGLEKAVSIVRKHRLWEVFLVTKLQFQWDEVHDVAEQLEHIKSQKLVDALDEYLDYPQHDPHGEPIPNKAGLFPKSFSMRLNELESGASGQVVGVSQDNPSFLQYLDSLGIKLGTSISVVQKIVFDGSLEITINNKSAHISKDVAKNLLIKQK, encoded by the coding sequence ATGATTACGCTAGCAGAAGAAAACTACTTAAAAGCGATACTGAAACTTTCTAATAACACAAAAGATTCGGTATCGACCAACGCTATTGCTGAGGAGTTGGACACCAAAGCCTCATCCGTTACCGATATGATTAAAAAATTGACTGAGAAGAAATTGGTTAATTATGTTCCCTATCGTGGTGTTGGATTAAGTAAATTAGGATTAGAAAAAGCGGTTTCCATAGTTAGAAAACACCGACTTTGGGAAGTTTTCTTAGTAACAAAACTACAGTTTCAATGGGACGAAGTACACGATGTTGCTGAACAGTTGGAACACATTAAATCTCAAAAACTGGTAGATGCTTTAGATGAGTACTTAGACTATCCTCAACACGACCCTCATGGCGAGCCTATTCCTAACAAAGCGGGTTTGTTTCCAAAATCATTTTCTATGCGGTTAAATGAACTAGAAAGTGGAGCAAGTGGACAAGTGGTTGGTGTATCACAGGACAATCCCTCTTTTTTACAATATCTTGATTCGCTAGGCATCAAACTAGGAACATCCATTAGCGTTGTTCAAAAAATAGTATTTGACGGTTCATTAGAAATTACTATTAACAATAAATCAGCACACATCAGCAAGGATGTGGCTAAAAACTTATTAATCAAACAAAAATGA
- a CDS encoding ZIP family metal transporter: protein MTELYTWFAQQNPILQALLAGLFTWGLTASGAALVVFFNKTNRKLLDASLGFTGGVMIAASFWSLLSPAISYVEMQNEMGTSSLPSWFPPAVGFFMGALFLYWLDKIIPHLHLFKKVEEAEGYPTKWKKTILLVLAIALHNIPEGLAVGVAFGAIAHGIPGFEIGAAIALAIGIGIQNFPEGFAVSMPLRRQGVSKLKSWKWGQLSAIVEPVFAVIGAAAVMYTLPILPYALAFAAGAMIFIVVEEVIPESQSGGNTDLATMGLIAGFIVMMILDVALG, encoded by the coding sequence ATGACAGAATTATATACTTGGTTTGCCCAACAAAACCCAATTTTACAAGCCCTATTAGCTGGATTATTCACTTGGGGACTAACCGCTTCAGGCGCAGCATTGGTTGTCTTTTTTAACAAAACCAACAGAAAATTATTGGATGCTTCACTAGGTTTTACTGGTGGTGTAATGATAGCGGCAAGTTTTTGGTCACTATTGTCACCAGCTATTAGTTATGTAGAAATGCAAAACGAAATGGGAACATCTTCACTACCATCTTGGTTTCCTCCTGCAGTAGGCTTTTTTATGGGTGCATTGTTTTTGTATTGGTTAGACAAAATCATTCCTCATCTACATCTATTTAAAAAAGTAGAAGAAGCTGAAGGTTATCCCACCAAATGGAAAAAAACTATTCTTTTAGTATTAGCCATTGCACTGCATAATATTCCTGAAGGTTTAGCTGTTGGTGTTGCATTTGGCGCTATTGCACACGGCATTCCTGGCTTTGAGATAGGCGCAGCTATTGCCTTAGCTATTGGTATAGGAATACAAAATTTCCCTGAAGGATTTGCCGTTTCTATGCCGCTAAGAAGACAAGGAGTCAGTAAACTTAAGAGCTGGAAATGGGGACAACTTTCAGCCATTGTAGAGCCTGTTTTTGCAGTTATAGGTGCTGCTGCTGTAATGTATACTCTACCTATATTACCATATGCCTTGGCTTTTGCAGCAGGTGCTATGATATTTATAGTAGTGGAAGAAGTCATTCCTGAAAGTCAAAGTGGTGGCAATACAGACTTAGCTACTATGGGGCTTATTGCAGGATTTATTGTTATGATGATACTTGATGTTGCGCTAGGATAA
- the dnaK gene encoding molecular chaperone DnaK yields MSKIIGIDLGTTNSCVSVMEGNEPVVIPNSEGKRTTPSIVAFVEGGERKIGDPAKRQAITNPEKTIASIKRFMGESFSKVQKETGRVPYKVVKGDNDTPRVQIDDRMYTPQEISAMILQKMKKTAEDYLGHEVKEAVVTVPAYFNDAQRQATKEAGEVAGLKVSRIINEPTAAALAYGLDKADQDKTIAVFDLGGGTFDISVLELGDGVFEVKSTNGDTHLGGDDFDQVLIDWMAEEFKSEENIDLRQDPMALQRLKEAAEKAKVELSSSAQTEINLPYITATASGPKHLVRTLTKANFEKLADKLIQATITPCKQAIKDAGISVSDIDEVILVGGSTRIPAIQEVVKEFFGKEPSKGVNPDEVVAIGAAIQGGVLTGDVKDVLLLDVTPLSLGIETMGGVMTKLIESNTTIPTKKSEVFSTAADNQPAVDIHVLQGERPMSADNKTIGRFQLSDIPPAQRGVPQIEVTFDIDANGILNVSAKDKATGKEQNIKIEASSGLSDEEIERMKKEAEANADADKNAKEQVEKINGADAMIFQTEKQLKEYGEKLSDNKKKPIEEALEGLKKAHESKDLAAIDAAMETINAAWTAASEEMYKDTQGQPGAEGAAQPNADGDGADDVTDVDFEEVKEDK; encoded by the coding sequence ATGAGCAAAATTATTGGAATAGATTTAGGAACTACGAACTCTTGTGTTTCTGTAATGGAAGGAAACGAGCCTGTAGTTATCCCTAATAGTGAAGGTAAAAGAACAACACCCTCAATAGTAGCCTTTGTAGAAGGTGGCGAGCGTAAAATAGGTGATCCTGCTAAAAGACAAGCGATTACAAACCCAGAAAAAACCATAGCATCTATCAAACGATTTATGGGAGAATCTTTTTCTAAGGTACAAAAAGAGACAGGTCGTGTTCCTTATAAAGTAGTTAAAGGTGATAACGATACGCCTAGAGTACAAATTGACGATAGAATGTATACGCCACAAGAAATCTCGGCTATGATCCTTCAAAAAATGAAGAAAACGGCTGAAGACTATTTAGGCCACGAAGTTAAAGAAGCAGTAGTTACTGTTCCTGCTTATTTCAACGACGCACAACGACAAGCGACTAAAGAAGCTGGTGAAGTAGCTGGTTTGAAAGTGAGTAGAATTATTAATGAGCCCACAGCAGCGGCATTAGCATATGGGCTAGATAAAGCCGACCAAGACAAGACTATTGCAGTTTTTGATTTAGGTGGTGGTACTTTTGATATTTCAGTCTTAGAATTAGGTGATGGTGTATTCGAAGTAAAATCTACTAACGGTGATACTCACTTAGGAGGAGATGACTTCGATCAAGTTTTAATCGACTGGATGGCTGAAGAATTTAAGTCCGAAGAGAATATAGACCTACGTCAAGATCCTATGGCTTTACAGCGATTGAAAGAAGCGGCTGAAAAAGCTAAAGTAGAATTGTCTTCCAGTGCTCAAACAGAAATTAACTTGCCATACATTACGGCTACAGCTTCTGGACCTAAGCACTTAGTAAGAACTTTAACTAAAGCAAACTTTGAGAAACTAGCTGATAAACTTATCCAAGCTACTATTACTCCTTGCAAGCAAGCAATAAAAGATGCTGGGATTTCAGTAAGTGATATTGATGAAGTTATCTTAGTTGGTGGTTCTACTCGTATTCCAGCTATTCAAGAGGTCGTAAAGGAATTTTTTGGTAAAGAACCTTCTAAAGGAGTAAACCCTGATGAAGTAGTAGCAATTGGTGCTGCCATTCAAGGTGGTGTACTTACTGGAGATGTAAAAGACGTTCTTTTATTAGATGTTACGCCCTTATCTTTGGGTATTGAAACAATGGGTGGAGTAATGACTAAACTCATAGAGTCTAATACTACTATTCCTACTAAGAAGTCAGAAGTATTTTCTACTGCTGCCGATAATCAACCAGCTGTTGATATTCATGTTTTACAGGGTGAAAGACCAATGTCTGCAGATAATAAGACTATTGGTAGATTCCAATTGTCTGATATTCCGCCAGCTCAGAGAGGAGTACCTCAAATTGAAGTAACTTTTGATATTGATGCTAACGGAATACTTAATGTCTCTGCAAAAGATAAAGCTACCGGTAAGGAGCAAAACATTAAAATTGAGGCATCTTCAGGGCTTTCTGACGAGGAAATCGAAAGAATGAAAAAAGAAGCTGAAGCTAATGCTGATGCTGACAAGAATGCTAAAGAGCAAGTGGAAAAAATCAATGGTGCTGATGCTATGATTTTCCAAACAGAAAAGCAGCTCAAAGAATATGGTGAGAAATTATCAGACAATAAGAAAAAGCCTATTGAAGAAGCTCTTGAAGGTTTGAAAAAAGCTCACGAAAGTAAAGACCTTGCTGCTATCGATGCAGCTATGGAAACTATCAATGCGGCTTGGACTGCTGCTTCTGAAGAAATGTATAAAGACACACAAGGACAGCCAGGTGCAGAAGGCGCTGCTCAGCCCAATGCTGATGGTGACGGAGCTGATGATGTTACTGATGTGGACTTTGAAGAAGTAAAGGAAGATAAGTAG
- a CDS encoding DEAD/DEAH box helicase encodes MYSKIKNQKNILEKLNIKELTPMQIDAQFAIHSNSEVILLSPTGTGKTLAFSLPIISELNPECQEIQTLIITPSRELAIQIEQVIRDMGIGFKTNAVYGGRSFSKDKIDLKHPPAILIGTPGRIADHLRRETFSVENIKTLVLDEFDKSLEVGFENEMSEIIDSLTSLNKKILTSATQKVEVPSFVGLTKPETINYLSDEKPQIDIKTIESESKDKLKTLVDALSHIGNQPGIIFCNFKESISRVSDFLNENHISHGCFYGGMEQKERERSLIKFRNGTHQLIIATDLAARGIDIPELKFIIHYQLPPKEDEFTHRNGRTGRMNKQGTAYVLKWEQEKLPAFIKSSGIEHIKPSPIPLESEWKTVFISGGRKDKISKKDIAGLFFKEGKLNGKQLGVIELKQDCAFVSVHSSKVNQVIKLIDNSRLKTKKVRIYLI; translated from the coding sequence ATGTATTCTAAAATCAAAAATCAGAAAAATATACTCGAAAAATTGAATATTAAAGAATTGACTCCTATGCAAATAGATGCTCAGTTTGCAATACATTCAAATTCGGAAGTGATATTATTATCGCCTACAGGGACGGGTAAGACACTGGCTTTCTCACTACCTATAATCTCAGAGCTAAACCCAGAATGCCAAGAAATACAAACACTTATTATTACACCTTCAAGGGAATTAGCTATTCAAATTGAACAAGTAATAAGAGACATGGGAATCGGCTTCAAAACAAATGCTGTCTATGGGGGTCGTTCATTCTCTAAAGATAAGATAGATTTAAAACACCCCCCTGCTATACTTATAGGCACCCCCGGAAGAATTGCCGATCACCTTCGTAGAGAAACATTTTCTGTTGAAAATATTAAAACTCTAGTTTTAGATGAGTTTGATAAATCTTTAGAAGTAGGTTTTGAAAATGAAATGAGTGAAATCATAGACTCCTTAACTTCACTAAATAAAAAAATACTTACTTCTGCAACACAGAAAGTAGAAGTCCCATCTTTTGTTGGACTAACTAAACCTGAGACCATCAACTACTTATCAGATGAAAAACCTCAAATTGATATTAAAACAATAGAGTCAGAGTCAAAAGACAAACTAAAAACACTTGTAGATGCTTTAAGTCACATTGGCAATCAACCGGGTATTATTTTCTGTAATTTCAAGGAAAGCATTAGTAGGGTTAGTGATTTCCTAAACGAAAACCATATCAGTCATGGTTGTTTTTACGGTGGCATGGAACAAAAAGAAAGGGAACGATCTCTCATAAAGTTCCGTAATGGCACTCATCAGCTAATTATAGCAACAGACTTAGCAGCAAGAGGTATTGACATTCCAGAATTGAAATTCATTATACACTATCAACTACCCCCTAAGGAAGATGAATTTACTCACCGTAATGGTAGAACTGGTAGGATGAATAAACAAGGTACTGCTTACGTCCTTAAATGGGAACAAGAAAAATTACCTGCATTTATTAAAAGTTCAGGCATTGAACATATAAAACCCTCTCCAATTCCTTTAGAGTCTGAATGGAAAACTGTTTTTATTTCTGGTGGCAGAAAAGATAAAATTTCAAAAAAAGATATAGCCGGCTTATTCTTCAAAGAAGGAAAATTGAATGGCAAACAATTGGGTGTGATTGAACTCAAACAAGATTGCGCCTTTGTTTCGGTTCATTCATCAAAAGTTAATCAGGTCATTAAACTGATTGACAACAGTAGGCTAAAGACCAAAAAAGTAAGGATTTATCTTATCTAA
- the panB gene encoding 3-methyl-2-oxobutanoate hydroxymethyltransferase encodes MSIHKKVYKKITTHSLLEMKQNKEKISMLTAYDYTLAKIVDSGGIDVILVGDSASNVMAGHETTLPITLDQMIYHTASVVRAVDRALIVADMPFGTYQGNSKEALNSAIRIMKESGAHSVKMEGGSEILESIERILTAGIPVMGHLGLTPQSIYKFGTYTVRAKEEAESKKLIEDALLLEKAGCFALVLEKIPAKLATQVAEKLSIPVIGIGAGSGVDGQVLVLHDMIGMTHEFSPRFLRRYLNLFEDIKGAVSQYVSDVKTVDFPNDKEQY; translated from the coding sequence ATGTCCATTCATAAGAAGGTTTATAAAAAAATAACCACCCACTCGCTTCTAGAAATGAAGCAAAACAAAGAAAAAATATCTATGCTTACAGCATACGATTACACCTTAGCAAAGATTGTTGATTCAGGTGGTATTGATGTTATCTTAGTTGGTGACTCAGCCTCTAACGTAATGGCAGGTCACGAAACGACATTGCCAATTACTCTTGACCAGATGATTTATCATACCGCTTCTGTCGTAAGAGCCGTTGATAGAGCGTTAATCGTTGCGGATATGCCATTTGGGACATATCAAGGTAATTCCAAAGAGGCTCTTAATTCAGCTATTCGTATTATGAAAGAGTCTGGAGCTCATTCTGTAAAAATGGAAGGTGGAAGCGAAATATTAGAATCCATAGAACGTATTCTAACTGCTGGAATTCCAGTGATGGGCCATCTTGGACTAACGCCACAATCGATTTATAAATTTGGCACATATACCGTCAGAGCTAAAGAAGAAGCTGAATCAAAAAAACTAATTGAAGATGCCCTACTATTAGAAAAAGCAGGATGTTTTGCGCTTGTTTTAGAAAAAATACCTGCCAAGTTAGCAACACAAGTTGCTGAAAAATTAAGTATTCCTGTTATTGGAATCGGTGCAGGAAGCGGAGTCGATGGACAAGTATTGGTGCTACACGATATGATTGGTATGACACACGAATTTAGCCCTCGTTTCCTTAGAAGATATCTCAATTTGTTTGAAGATATAAAAGGGGCTGTGAGTCAATACGTATCAGATGTTAAAACAGTAGATTTTCCTAACGATAAAGAACAATATTAG